A stretch of the Gammaproteobacteria bacterium genome encodes the following:
- a CDS encoding TonB-dependent receptor produces MAVLIVAGLSMLSPLPAHAQNGRITGIVTDAQSGAPVGEVQVYVVGSTLGTLTRSNGRYLILNVPPGSYELRAERIGFQTVTESVDVPVDGTVTRDFALTTEALGLDEIVVTGAAGAARRREIGNAIAQINLTDIPEREANVSDLLQAAAPGIQVIGGSSEPAQGKQIRLRGNSSVAMSNQPIIYVDGVRIMDDAFPVVATPGTGLGRPSLITVTPLDMINPNDIERIEVIKGSAATTLYGTEASAGVIQVFTKRGSAGAPVWTAEIQQGTGWMQPFGAPGGDFIQMEHYMRDAWWGGGYEGGQYSTDCVTDDDRWKGVNSSASGPCSFPGSVWFQNYLLSVRGGGEALQYFISGQYQDDSYVLANDELEKYNFRGNFTMTPVEDLQIQWNTGYTSQWLSGTPSGNNAEGIQLNAFRQERNYVGSADPREIGKLLEYEFDQRNERLNSGITLTYTPQARLTNRFTFGYDYSNQEGENQRNFGFFLKPLGSRTNDTFQRRVLTFDYVGTYNLPITSTINSNFSWGGQAIGDSQVRLRLLGEDFPGAAEPTVSSAAIKVAEEDREKVWNAGFFFQNVFDFSNKYFVTGGIRVDGNSAFGSGFGLQVYPKVSGTWVMSDEDFWDPGLGSIKLRAAYGQSGRAPGAFDAVRTWSPAGYAGTPAFTPFNLGNPDLGPEVSREWEFGFDASWLDDRLTATFTYFDQQTTDALMFVSAVPSQGFTRSQLQNVGTVGANGIELQLDGRLFQSTSFSVDAGLGVSTYNSEVMSLCKGETEPSEIVLARDPDAQCISRFADLNGWIIEGQALPVEMGRRVINRDEIADPQFADNPETPAAPGRTGENVIIGPQLPTHTITPSLAVRFPGNILLSARGEYMGGHVAYINEISISRSVRSPLCFPWYVTPKTSIELKPETPAIWRERCTPGFSRDYWFDSDYFKLRNVSLTVPVDAVFPERVSNATFTATLSNFYDWYREIPWYDPESLGNTPALDDGIGNQTERVPSPVTFRMSMRVTF; encoded by the coding sequence TTGGCCGTTCTCATTGTGGCGGGTCTCTCGATGCTCTCCCCACTGCCCGCGCACGCCCAGAACGGCCGCATCACGGGAATCGTCACCGACGCCCAGTCGGGCGCTCCGGTCGGCGAGGTGCAGGTGTACGTGGTCGGTTCCACCCTGGGGACGCTGACCCGGTCGAACGGGCGCTACCTCATCCTCAACGTACCTCCGGGTTCGTACGAACTCCGGGCGGAGCGCATCGGCTTCCAGACGGTGACCGAATCGGTCGACGTGCCCGTTGACGGCACCGTCACCCGGGACTTTGCTCTGACGACGGAGGCGCTGGGGCTCGACGAGATCGTCGTGACCGGGGCGGCGGGGGCCGCGCGCCGGCGCGAGATCGGCAACGCCATCGCCCAGATCAACCTCACCGACATCCCCGAGCGCGAGGCCAACGTGTCCGACCTGCTGCAGGCGGCCGCGCCCGGCATACAGGTGATCGGCGGAAGCAGCGAGCCCGCGCAGGGCAAGCAGATCCGCCTGCGCGGCAACTCCAGCGTGGCCATGTCGAACCAGCCGATCATCTATGTGGACGGCGTGAGGATCATGGACGACGCCTTCCCGGTGGTGGCCACCCCCGGCACCGGGCTGGGACGTCCGTCGCTCATCACGGTGACCCCGCTCGACATGATCAACCCCAACGACATCGAGCGCATCGAGGTCATCAAAGGCTCCGCGGCGACCACCCTGTATGGCACCGAGGCCTCGGCCGGCGTCATCCAGGTCTTCACCAAGCGCGGCTCCGCCGGCGCGCCGGTGTGGACCGCGGAGATCCAGCAGGGCACGGGATGGATGCAGCCGTTCGGCGCGCCCGGCGGCGACTTCATCCAGATGGAACACTACATGCGCGACGCCTGGTGGGGCGGCGGATACGAGGGCGGCCAGTATTCCACGGACTGCGTCACCGACGACGACCGCTGGAAAGGTGTGAACTCGAGCGCCAGTGGCCCGTGCAGCTTCCCCGGGTCGGTGTGGTTCCAGAACTACCTGCTCTCGGTTCGCGGCGGCGGCGAGGCTTTGCAGTACTTCATTTCGGGCCAGTATCAGGACGACAGCTACGTGCTCGCCAACGACGAGCTGGAGAAGTACAACTTCCGCGGCAACTTCACGATGACGCCGGTCGAGGATCTCCAGATCCAGTGGAACACGGGCTATACCAGCCAGTGGCTGAGCGGGACTCCGTCGGGCAACAACGCCGAGGGAATCCAGCTCAACGCCTTCCGCCAGGAGCGCAACTACGTGGGCTCGGCCGATCCGCGCGAGATCGGCAAGCTCCTGGAATACGAGTTCGACCAGCGCAACGAGCGCCTCAACTCCGGAATCACGCTGACCTACACGCCTCAGGCGCGGCTCACCAACCGCTTCACCTTCGGCTACGACTACTCCAACCAGGAGGGTGAGAACCAGCGCAACTTCGGTTTCTTCCTCAAGCCGCTGGGTTCACGCACCAACGATACCTTCCAGAGACGGGTGCTCACCTTCGACTACGTGGGGACGTACAACCTGCCGATCACGTCCACCATCAACTCCAACTTCTCGTGGGGCGGCCAGGCGATCGGCGACTCGCAGGTGCGACTGCGCCTGTTGGGCGAGGACTTCCCCGGCGCAGCCGAACCCACGGTGAGCTCCGCGGCCATCAAGGTAGCCGAGGAGGACCGCGAGAAGGTCTGGAACGCGGGGTTCTTCTTCCAGAACGTTTTCGACTTCAGCAACAAGTACTTCGTCACCGGCGGGATCCGGGTCGACGGCAACAGCGCCTTCGGTTCGGGGTTCGGCCTCCAGGTCTACCCCAAGGTGAGCGGCACCTGGGTGATGAGCGACGAGGACTTCTGGGATCCCGGGCTGGGCTCCATCAAGCTTCGCGCGGCCTACGGCCAGTCCGGCCGGGCTCCGGGAGCATTCGATGCCGTTAGAACGTGGTCGCCCGCGGGGTATGCGGGCACGCCCGCCTTCACGCCGTTCAACCTGGGGAATCCCGATCTGGGACCGGAGGTGTCCAGGGAATGGGAGTTCGGCTTCGACGCCTCGTGGCTCGACGACCGACTGACGGCCACCTTCACCTACTTCGACCAGCAAACCACCGACGCGCTCATGTTCGTCAGCGCCGTCCCCTCGCAGGGATTCACGCGGAGCCAGCTCCAGAACGTCGGGACGGTCGGCGCCAACGGGATCGAACTCCAGCTCGACGGGAGGCTGTTCCAGAGCACCAGCTTCAGCGTAGACGCGGGGCTGGGGGTCAGCACCTACAATTCGGAGGTGATGAGCTTGTGCAAGGGCGAAACCGAGCCGAGCGAAATCGTGCTCGCGCGCGATCCCGACGCCCAGTGCATCTCCCGCTTCGCCGATCTCAACGGGTGGATCATCGAGGGCCAGGCGCTTCCCGTCGAGATGGGCCGGCGCGTCATCAATCGGGACGAGATCGCCGACCCGCAGTTCGCGGACAATCCGGAAACTCCGGCGGCGCCCGGCAGGACCGGAGAGAACGTCATCATCGGGCCCCAGCTGCCCACCCACACCATCACGCCGTCCCTCGCCGTACGCTTCCCCGGCAACATCCTGCTCTCCGCGCGCGGAGAGTACATGGGCGGACACGTGGCGTACATCAACGAGATCTCCATCAGCCGTTCCGTCCGCTCCCCGCTCTGCTTCCCGTGGTACGTCACTCCCAAGACCTCCATCGAGCTGAAGCCGGAGACGCCGGCCATATGGCGCGAACGGTGCACGCCCGGGTTCTCGCGCGACTACTGGTTCGATTCGGACTACTTCAAGCTTCGCAACGTCAGCCTGACCGTGCCCGTGGACGCCGTGTTCCCGGAAAGGGTCTCGAACGCCACGTTCACCGCCACCCTGAGCAACTTCTACGACTGGTACCGCGAGATTCCCTGGTACGACCCGGAGTCGCTCGGCAACACGCCGGCCCTCGATGACGGAATCGGAAACCAGACCGAGCGGGTGCCGTCCCCGGTCACGTTCCGCATGTCCATGCGGGTCACCTTCTAG
- a CDS encoding RagB/SusD family nutrient uptake outer membrane protein, with protein sequence MTENRGNNYGIRLPRVLLVAATAGLAASGCEVTNPGPIQDEFLAQPASQQGLVNGGVRRLAELLTYGSYTHAILARELFPGGQTGFMGHDPITQSGHILPGSFSNRWNDGVQARFITETAISRFTEVDAPSNMLYQAYLWNAFTYRTMGEWWCDAVLGPTDPDDTTPGSYEQGSTGNFNRAIDSFTAALGFAATPDETHAARGGRAAAHAWLGDWSAAAADAATIPDDFVFWINYDDELQPYYNTIFEANARQPAGSYSIIYTFVEDYYTETGDPRTPWFEDANIPYATASLDTYGQVEWKNQAKYNSRNDDQRIVSGWEMRLLEAEAALNAGNWQAAMTIINRVRTRNISDTTGEPLDPWVAMSMEEAWTFLKRERYIELWLEGRRLGDERRWAATNTPGDLDTPDWESTAFAPGSRTTMFTRNPRSYCFDIPESERDRNPNVPPIS encoded by the coding sequence ATGACAGAGAACAGAGGAAACAACTACGGAATCCGCCTCCCCCGGGTGCTTCTCGTCGCCGCAACCGCCGGGCTGGCGGCCTCCGGCTGCGAGGTCACCAACCCCGGACCCATCCAGGACGAGTTCCTGGCCCAGCCGGCGTCCCAGCAGGGGCTCGTCAACGGCGGCGTGCGCCGGCTGGCGGAGCTGCTCACCTACGGCAGCTACACCCATGCCATCCTGGCCCGGGAACTCTTTCCGGGCGGCCAGACCGGGTTCATGGGTCACGACCCCATCACCCAGTCCGGGCACATCCTGCCCGGGAGCTTTTCCAATCGCTGGAACGACGGGGTGCAGGCCCGCTTCATCACGGAGACGGCGATCAGCCGCTTCACGGAGGTCGACGCGCCCAGCAACATGCTGTACCAGGCGTACCTGTGGAACGCCTTCACCTACCGCACCATGGGCGAGTGGTGGTGTGACGCCGTGCTCGGTCCCACCGATCCGGACGATACCACGCCCGGATCCTATGAACAGGGATCGACCGGGAACTTCAACCGCGCCATCGACAGCTTTACAGCCGCCCTGGGGTTCGCTGCCACCCCCGACGAGACTCACGCGGCAAGGGGCGGTCGGGCAGCCGCACACGCCTGGCTGGGGGACTGGAGCGCGGCCGCAGCCGACGCCGCGACGATCCCGGACGACTTCGTCTTCTGGATCAACTACGACGACGAGCTGCAGCCCTACTACAACACCATCTTCGAGGCCAACGCGCGCCAGCCGGCGGGATCCTACTCCATCATCTACACCTTCGTCGAGGACTACTACACGGAGACGGGAGACCCGCGGACCCCCTGGTTCGAGGACGCGAACATTCCCTACGCCACCGCGAGCCTCGACACCTACGGCCAGGTGGAGTGGAAGAACCAGGCCAAGTACAACAGCCGCAACGACGACCAGCGCATCGTCAGCGGCTGGGAGATGCGGCTGCTGGAAGCGGAGGCTGCGCTGAACGCAGGCAACTGGCAGGCCGCCATGACCATCATCAACCGGGTGCGTACGCGAAACATCAGCGATACCACCGGCGAGCCGCTCGATCCCTGGGTCGCGATGAGCATGGAGGAGGCGTGGACCTTCCTGAAGCGCGAGCGCTACATCGAGCTCTGGCTCGAGGGACGCCGGCTGGGTGACGAGCGCCGCTGGGCGGCGACCAACACGCCGGGAGATCTGGATACCCCCGACTGGGAAAGCACCGCCTTCGCGCCCGGTTCCCGCACCACCATGTTCACGCGCAACCCGAGGTCGTATTGCTTCGACATTCCCGAGTCGGAGCGCGACCGCAACCCCAACGTCCCGCCGATCAGCTGA
- a CDS encoding BlaI/MecI/CopY family transcriptional regulator, protein MTALTAREMDVMSVLWDLGSATVNEVSAQLDDDLAYTTVLTVLRILESKGLVGHEREGRAHRYHPLLARREAGRSVLDRLREKVYSGSTEMLVANLVSDERLSAKTIRRLRRLLDERLEKEERG, encoded by the coding sequence GTGACCGCGCTCACCGCCCGCGAAATGGACGTCATGTCGGTTCTGTGGGACCTGGGGTCCGCTACCGTGAACGAGGTCAGCGCCCAACTGGACGACGACCTGGCCTACACCACCGTGCTCACGGTGCTGCGCATCCTGGAATCGAAGGGCCTCGTCGGCCACGAGCGGGAAGGGCGCGCGCACCGCTATCACCCCTTGCTCGCGCGCCGGGAGGCCGGCCGGTCGGTGCTCGACCGGCTCCGGGAGAAGGTCTACTCCGGGTCCACGGAGATGCTCGTGGCCAACCTGGTTTCCGACGAACGGCTTTCCGCGAAGACCATCAGGCGCCTGCGCAGGCTGCTTGACGAGCGTCTCGAGAAGGAGGAACGAGGATGA
- a CDS encoding TonB family protein produces the protein MIAAWMLWSAGIGVLFLVAGLAAERLLTHGGRPTRWVWIVAGAATTALSVLRIPGAPPEPAVVPPPGFAPPLLEPLAVTVARDSMLRSLDDLLVLGWVVLSSLLVVTVLFAFARLVREGRSWQPGSLGHRSVFWSRDTGPTIVGLLRPRVVLPAWVRAIGRREQELILAHEEEHIRAGDARLRFLMTLPLFVFPWNPALWLQRHRLNLAVELDCDRRVMRRMPGHRHAYGNLLLRVGAGQNGLHRVALVALSEGRSQLERRITRLEEQMPRVRRLQGVLLVLGAAAIVALAVLFPRVRGEDAPASDEPADLMAAPVFTPYTVRPDLVNERTVMQALEAEYPPILRDAGIGGTTNVRFFIDTRGVVQRVLVAETSGHEALDSAALRVARTFRFTPALNLDEIVSVWIAIPITFSTGAAGADGVPDEVREFADSIARERGDDPGDPPADPEARQEASLADGMQQPTFTRYTVRPDLVNQREVQRALEREYPPVLREAGIGGTVNVQFFIDAEGKVRRTLLAANSGHATLDEARLRVANVFQFTPTPNLDEPAPGAPVADTPTATRYTVPPNLLNEEEVQQAIDDEYPPLLRDAGIGGTVHVQIFVDGEGVVQNAVVGRSSGHDPLDEAALRAARVMRFTPALDVDEPVPAWIAIPITFIADGRVYRMAEGDIPGSP, from the coding sequence ATGATCGCCGCATGGATGCTCTGGTCGGCCGGTATCGGCGTGTTGTTCCTGGTCGCGGGCCTGGCGGCCGAGAGGCTCCTCACCCACGGCGGCCGCCCGACGCGATGGGTCTGGATCGTCGCGGGCGCTGCAACCACCGCATTGTCGGTGCTGCGGATTCCGGGGGCCCCACCGGAACCCGCGGTCGTCCCTCCACCGGGGTTCGCGCCCCCGCTGCTGGAGCCGCTGGCGGTGACGGTCGCCCGCGACTCGATGCTCCGCTCCCTGGACGATCTGCTCGTGCTGGGCTGGGTCGTGCTCTCTTCGCTGCTGGTGGTCACGGTCCTGTTCGCCTTCGCGCGCCTGGTGCGGGAGGGAAGGTCGTGGCAGCCCGGTTCGCTGGGCCATCGCTCCGTGTTCTGGTCCAGGGACACGGGCCCGACCATCGTCGGCCTCCTGCGGCCGCGCGTCGTGCTGCCGGCGTGGGTGCGCGCGATTGGCCGGAGGGAGCAGGAACTGATTCTTGCGCACGAAGAGGAGCACATCCGCGCCGGCGACGCGCGGCTCCGGTTCCTGATGACGCTGCCGCTGTTCGTCTTCCCGTGGAATCCCGCCCTCTGGCTGCAGCGCCATCGCCTGAATCTCGCCGTCGAACTCGACTGCGACCGGAGGGTGATGCGCCGGATGCCGGGACACCGCCACGCCTACGGCAACCTGCTTCTGCGCGTGGGCGCGGGACAAAACGGACTGCATCGCGTGGCGCTCGTGGCATTGTCCGAGGGGCGGTCGCAGCTGGAGCGACGCATCACCAGGCTGGAGGAGCAGATGCCGCGCGTGCGTCGCCTGCAGGGTGTGCTGCTCGTGTTGGGCGCCGCAGCCATCGTGGCGCTGGCGGTCCTGTTCCCGCGCGTTCGCGGAGAAGATGCACCAGCGTCGGACGAGCCGGCCGACCTCATGGCGGCGCCGGTGTTCACCCCCTACACGGTGCGTCCCGACCTGGTGAACGAACGAACGGTCATGCAGGCGCTGGAGGCCGAGTATCCCCCGATACTGCGCGACGCGGGGATCGGCGGCACCACCAACGTGCGCTTCTTCATCGACACGCGTGGCGTGGTGCAACGGGTTCTCGTAGCCGAGACGTCAGGCCACGAAGCACTCGACTCGGCCGCCCTGCGGGTCGCCCGCACCTTCCGGTTCACGCCAGCGCTCAACCTGGACGAGATCGTGTCCGTGTGGATTGCCATCCCGATCACCTTTAGCACTGGCGCTGCGGGGGCGGACGGAGTGCCTGACGAGGTGCGCGAATTCGCCGACAGCATCGCCCGCGAACGGGGGGACGACCCCGGCGATCCCCCGGCGGACCCCGAAGCCCGACAGGAAGCATCGCTGGCGGACGGCATGCAGCAGCCGACGTTCACCCGGTACACGGTGCGTCCGGACCTCGTGAACCAGCGGGAGGTCCAGCGGGCCCTCGAGAGGGAGTATCCTCCGGTCCTCAGGGAGGCGGGAATCGGAGGGACGGTCAACGTGCAGTTCTTCATCGACGCGGAGGGCAAGGTGCGAAGGACCCTCCTCGCCGCGAATTCGGGTCACGCAACGCTTGACGAGGCTCGCCTGCGGGTTGCGAACGTCTTCCAGTTCACGCCCACGCCCAACCTGGACGAACCCGCGCCCGGCGCCCCCGTGGCCGACACCCCAACCGCCACGCGCTACACGGTACCTCCCAACCTCCTCAACGAGGAGGAGGTCCAGCAAGCCATCGACGACGAATACCCTCCGCTGCTTCGGGATGCGGGGATCGGAGGCACGGTCCACGTGCAGATCTTCGTCGACGGGGAAGGTGTGGTGCAGAACGCCGTCGTTGGCCGGTCGTCAGGCCACGATCCGCTCGACGAAGCAGCTCTCCGCGCCGCCCGCGTCATGCGATTCACACCGGCTCTGGACGTGGACGAGCCCGTGCCGGCCTGGATCGCCATACCGATCACGTTCATCGCTGACGGCAGGGTGTACAGAATGGCCGAGGGTGATATCCCGGGGAGCCCGTAA